A region of the Candidatus Tanganyikabacteria bacterium genome:
GCATAGCCAAGTGGTAAGGCAGGAGACTGCAAATCTCCCATCCCCAGTTCGAATCTGGGTGCCGCCTCTCGGCGGGGAGACCTAGGATCCGCGCCGAAACACCCCCCAGGGCGCATAGCTCAGTTGGTTAGAGCGCATGCTTGACATGCATGAGGTCACTGGTTCGAATCCAGTTGTGCCCACTCCGAAGCCCGGCGATCGGCCGGGCTTCTTGGTTTGGGGAAAACTGCTGCGTCGGAGAGGCGGCTAGGGGGAATCTCCGACGGACGGACGTTCCCGAAGCCGAAGATACTCCGAGGGCGGAAGCACAGAAGCGCCTTCGACGGTCGTGCCAAACAGTCTTCCAAAGTGGCGGAAATCGCCGGTGATCAGGTGCGTTGACCCAGCCTCGATGGCGGCGAGCATGATCGGCCGGTCCTTGTCCGGAAGGGGGTCCCCCTCGGGGATTGGCCTGTCCGGTGGCGTCGTGAAGACGACCGAGACCTTTGATAGCAGGTTCTCCAGATCAGCCCTCTGCTGGGCGTGGTCGAGGTTACGGCGTGCTTCCTCGGCTGCGTGGAGTGAAGTGACGAGCGCTGCCCCTTCGAGGTCCCATAGTCGCCTCAAGCCGGCGTCAGACCGGTAGGCTGCCAAGAGCAGGACATTAGCGTCCAGGAAGACGCGGTCCAACCCCTACTTCGCCTCGGCCCGGTGGTGGGGGACCTTGTCCGGATCTATGCCGAGCTTCTGCACCTCCTCTCGCGCTCGGGCGTAATCCCCGGCGTCGACCGCGTTTGAGAGCAGGAGTTCGGCCCGGCGCTCCGATGAATAGCGCTCGATCGGCAGCGCCACGGCGGGTCGCAGGAGTACCCCGTCTTCTCGCTCCTCGGCGACAACGAGGGTCCCCTCTTCGA
Encoded here:
- a CDS encoding DNA-binding protein, which translates into the protein MDRVFLDANVLLLAAYRSDAGLRRLWDLEGAALVTSLHAAEEARRNLDHAQQRADLENLLSKVSVVFTTPPDRPIPEGDPLPDKDRPIMLAAIEAGSTHLITGDFRHFGRLFGTTVEGASVLPPSEYLRLRERPSVGDSP
- a CDS encoding AbrB/MazE/SpoVT family DNA-binding domain-containing protein, with the protein product MLREISKVGKRGTVVIPAGLRKRFGLEEGTLVVAEEREDGVLLRPAVALPIERYSSERRAELLLSNAVDAGDYARAREEVQKLGIDPDKVPHHRAEAK